In the genome of Cryptomeria japonica chromosome 8, Sugi_1.0, whole genome shotgun sequence, one region contains:
- the LOC131071265 gene encoding uncharacterized protein LOC131071265 has protein sequence MASSTPRATPRSGRQRDKAWKYGIAGSKKGEVTCTECTRWMTGGINRLKYHLAQIPGYGVEACPKSTPEIIREMKAILAENDMHKEERQKPREAIAAAMNPTLSTSGPIGHSRGRLSLSSFGDNEGEASGTPVRSDPNFFVPRNVPGAQPSLEGTGWNKEKHEQARIAASNFWFYNNLSFNAANNVYWESFVNACTVAGKGFKAPTGHDFSGPLLEKAVKNTEGVVDDQKRYWKRKGCSILSDGWTDGRNRTLLNFLVASNGAMVFIKSVDASNEIKNAETLCNLLDGVVREVGVENVVQIITDNAAAYVSAGRMLMQRHPSITWSPCAAHCLDLVLEDIGKIGWVKKVVEDAKSVTKFIYNHTWVLALMRKYTNGKDLVRPGVTRFASHFITLQSILSAIPHLKQMFVSDAWLGSAYSKRPEAEKIVTIVFDDGFNKSGEELTAVTEPLVRVLRMVDGEGMPMGFIYEAMDRAKEAISHYYRGNARKCEIFWRIIDRRWTNQLHQPIHAFAYFLNPKFYFSDSFRADEEVMAGVITCIDKMTPDPELRDKVLDELEIYKSAEGRLFSSQLAIDRRGKQQPGKTFSNLVQ, from the exons atggcaagttcaactccaagggcaaccccaaggtcaggaagacaaagagataaagcttggaaatatgggattgcaggaagcaaaaagggggaggtcacttgcaccgaatgcacaagatggatgactggtggaatcaatagattaaaataccaccttgcacaaatacctggatatggtgtggaggcatgccccaaatcaactcctgaaattattagagagatgaaggccattcttgctgagaatgatatgcataaggaagaaaggcaaaaacCAAGAGAAGCCATagcagctgcaatgaatcccacattgtccacttcgggtcccattggtcaTAGTCGGGGTCGTctgtcactttcatcttttggtgacaatgagggtgaggctagtggcactcctgttagatcagaccctaatttttttgtaccacgcaatgttccaggtgcacaaccttcacttgaaggtacaggatggaataaagagaagcatgaacaagcacggatagcagcttcaaacttttggttttacaataatctatctttcaatgcagcaaacaatgtgtattgggaaagttttgttaatgcatgtacagtggcgggtaaggggtttaaggccccaacaggtcatgacttcagtgggccattgctagagaaagctgtgaaaaatacagaaggtgtggttgatgatcagaaaaggtattggaagagaaaaggatgcagcattttatctgatggatggacagatggacggaataggactcttctcaacttcttggtggcttcaaatggtgcaatggtattcataaagtctgttgatgcctcaaatgaaataaaaaatgcagagactttgtgtaatctgttggatggtgtggttcgagaagttggagttgagaatgttgtccaaattatcacggacaacgcagctgcatatgtatctgcaggtagaatgcttatgcagaggcatccttcgattacatggagtccttgtgctgcacattgcttggacttggtgctagaggacattgggaagattggatgggtgaagaaggtggttgaagatgcaaaaagtgtcaccaaattcatctacaaccatacttgggtgcttgctttgatgagaaaatacacaaatggcaaggaccttgtgcgacctggagtgacacgatttgctagccacttcatcactttgcagagcattcttagtgccattcctcatcttaagcagatgtttgtgtcagatgcttggttggggtctgcatactccaaaagacctgaagcagagaagattgtgaCCATTGTTTTTGATGATgggttcaataaaagtggagaggagttgactgcg gtgacagaacctttggtgagggttcttcgtatggtggatggagagggcatgccaatgggtttcatttatgaggccatggatagggccaaagaggccatttcacattactatcgtggaaatgcaagaaaatgtgaaatcttttggcgcatcattgatcgtaggtggacaaaccaactccaccaaccgatacatgccttcgcctactttttgaacccgaaattctacttctctgattcatttagggctgatgaggaggtcatggcaggtgttattacatgcattgataagatgacacctgatcctgagttgagagacaaggttcttgatgagttggag atctacaaaagtgcagaggggagactcttctcatcacaactagcaattgataggagaggaaaacaacaaccaggtaaaacatttagtaacttagttcaatag